The nucleotide window CACCAAGTAAAATAATGCAGTACTTGAAAGGACGATCATCAAGACTCCTCCAGGATGAGTTTCCTGAATTAAAGAAGAGATTTTGGGGACAACATCTATGGGCGAGAGGATATTTCTGCGCAACAGTTGGAACGGTAACAGAAGAAATCATTCGAAACTATATAGCCAACCAGTTTGGTGATGGAAAAGACGATATATTCAAGATTGAGGAGTGAGTTTAGTCAAATTCAGTATGCTTCAGCTTAGGTACTTTGAGAAGACTTGAGTCTTGAATTGCGACTTTAGTCGGTGACATTTATGTCTAAATCCACCTGCTTTAGCGGGTGGTCGTTTAAGTATACAAATTATTAAAGGCTTATATAAGGTCCTATTTCTCGTAGATTTTCATTCGCATTAAGTCCATAGGTTGAAAGAAATAGACTATCCATCTGTCTCTTAAAGGGAGGATGTACAATCAAAGTTTTACTTCTTTCAATTCATATTCAGAAGGATCATACTTTCC belongs to Bacillus sp. 2205SS5-2 and includes:
- the tnpA gene encoding IS200/IS605 family transposase — its product is MDGYQKSSHAVFDIKYHVIWVTKYRYKVLHGPIAKRTRELIRQGCEARGITILQGSVGKDHIHLLLSCPPSLAPSKIMQYLKGRSSRLLQDEFPELKKRFWGQHLWARGYFCATVGTVTEEIIRNYIANQFGDGKDDIFKIEE